The following are from one region of the Biomphalaria glabrata chromosome 12, xgBioGlab47.1, whole genome shotgun sequence genome:
- the LOC129922046 gene encoding uncharacterized protein LOC129922046 codes for MSSLNFYKNCQSEEFLWLKKESMANADQGCKKNRHEKFYSVEASSKNLPKKYSTDEDLISQIREMAKLTVRLQTNIDPQSIRFGTGLIQRVRKERGKHGKSCPDKTCTKGEGHVYYVITVTTVYHVVSSQNEAEKTEVLPFFDQEGLKDDSKAFSVYKLLETDKETDNFDWCAIECVTHSEELVKDFSDAIENLERLQKATYSKYNCDTEKFVVMIGHPHGGPKKVSFGTWSRKQTLKEIRSTQDWCQYRHDTPSCPGSSGSPVLILGQPLCGYGYWFGHPHNHSAWDKEEHETVTSIGANSMAPST; via the exons ATGTCGTCTCTTAACTTTTACAAAAACT gTCAAAGCGAAGAATTTCTATGGCTCAAAAAAGAGTCTATGGCAAATGCTGACCAAGGTTGCAAGAAGAATAGACATGAAAAGTTTTACAGCGTCGAAGCGTCCAGCAAAAACCTTCCAAAGAAATATAGCACTGATGAAGATCTAATTTCACAGATACGAGAGATGGCCAAACTTACAGTACGGTTACAGACAAATATAGACCCACAGTCTATCCGTTTCGGAACCGGACTTATTCAAAGAGTCAGGAAGGAACGAGGGAAGCATGGGAAGAGTTGCCCAGATAAAACATGTACAAAAGGCGAGGGCCACGTGTACTACGTCATCACGGTCACGACAGTGTATCACGTGGTGTCTTCTCAAAACGAGGCAGAGAAAACGGAAGTGCTTCCGTTTTTTGATCAGGAGGGTCTGAAAGATGATAGCAAGGCTTTTTCGGTCTATAAACTCCTGGAAACGGACAAGGAGACTGATAACTTCGACTGGTGTGCCATTGAGTGTGTCACCCACAGCGAAGAACTGGTGAAAGATTTTTCGGACGCTATAGAAAACTTGGAGAGACTTCAAAAAGCTACCTACTCAAAATACAATTGCGACACTGAAAAGTTCGTGGTCATGATTGGGCACCCGCATGGGGGGCCCAAGAAAGTCAGCTTCGGTACTTGGAGCCGCAAACAGACTTTGAAAGAGATAAGAAGCACCCAAGACTGGTGCCAGTACAGACACGACACGCCCTCGTGTCCTGGCAGCAGCGGTTCCCCTGTTTTAATTCTAGGGCAGCCATTGTGTGGATACGGATACTGGTTTGGTCATCCGCATAATCATAGTGCTTGGGACAAAGAAGAACACGAAACAGTGACCTCCATCGGAGCCAACAGCATGGCGCCAAGTACATGA